A single region of the Pseudomonas solani genome encodes:
- a CDS encoding COG3650 family protein, with the protein MRVVRPLLFSLLPLFAGCQMLATEDAPAPLAPRTQGELSADAGHLLFRPCSEQRRFVVADSGATGILQEAATLLDDGPGPLFVDLRGNLGASKGADGQMDVTQLYRLQREGHGCEDLNFKRLLLRASGHEPEWNINVNAKGLVLEQLGQEPVALPYMEEQLPDGRFNLTSEANGKRVELWVAPQRCVDAMSGSVQHLTAELRLDGKPLRGCAYFGGSRNE; encoded by the coding sequence ATGCGCGTTGTCCGTCCACTGCTTTTCAGTCTGCTCCCCCTCTTCGCCGGCTGCCAGATGCTCGCCACCGAAGACGCACCCGCGCCCCTGGCGCCACGCACCCAGGGTGAGCTGAGCGCCGACGCCGGCCACCTGCTGTTCCGCCCCTGCTCCGAGCAGCGCCGCTTCGTGGTCGCCGACAGCGGCGCCACCGGCATCCTCCAGGAAGCCGCCACCCTGCTGGACGATGGCCCCGGCCCGCTATTCGTCGACCTGCGCGGCAACCTCGGCGCCAGCAAGGGCGCCGACGGCCAGATGGACGTCACCCAGCTTTATCGCCTACAGCGCGAAGGCCACGGCTGCGAAGACCTCAACTTCAAGCGCCTGCTGCTGCGCGCCAGCGGCCACGAGCCGGAGTGGAACATCAACGTCAACGCCAAGGGCCTGGTGCTGGAGCAGCTCGGCCAGGAGCCCGTCGCCCTGCCCTACATGGAAGAACAGCTGCCCGACGGCCGCTTCAACCTCACCAGCGAAGCCAACGGCAAGCGCGTGGAGCTCTGGGTCGCCCCGCAGCGCTGCGTCGACGCCATGAGCGGCTCGGTGCAGCACCTGACCGCCGAATTGCGCCTGGACGGCAAGCCCCTGCGTGGCTGCGCCTACTTCGGCGGCTCGCGCAACGAGTGA
- a CDS encoding PLP-dependent cysteine synthase family protein gives MNDPRTWTQEAIRIIEADFQRSADTHLIPLPLPGLPGIELYFKDESSHPTGSLKHRLARSLFLYALCNGWLRAGAPVIEASSGSTAISEAYFARLLGLPFIAVMPATTSPEKIAQIAFYGGKSHLVNDPTQIYAESERLARESGGHFMDQFTYAERATDWRANNNIAESIFQQMRHEHFPEPAWLVSSPGTGGTLATLGRYVRYRQHCTRVFCADAERSVFFDSYRSGDRSLTLELGSRIEGIGRPRVEASFLPQVIDAMAKVPDALSLAAMHYLAQRLGRRVGGSSGTNLVGALLVGLRMVAAGEKGSVVAILCDGGERYATTYYDDAWLQSQGYTLEPLVAAIAACAEQGAALPDSIQVAGL, from the coding sequence ATGAACGACCCCCGCACCTGGACCCAGGAAGCCATCCGCATCATCGAGGCGGACTTCCAGCGCAGTGCCGACACCCACCTGATCCCCCTGCCGCTTCCCGGCCTGCCGGGCATCGAGCTGTACTTCAAGGACGAGTCGAGCCACCCCACCGGTAGCCTCAAGCACCGGCTGGCGCGCTCGCTGTTCCTCTATGCCCTGTGCAACGGCTGGCTCAGGGCCGGCGCGCCGGTGATCGAGGCGTCCAGCGGCTCGACGGCGATCTCCGAAGCCTATTTCGCCCGCCTGCTGGGGTTGCCCTTCATCGCCGTGATGCCCGCCACCACCTCGCCGGAGAAGATCGCCCAGATCGCCTTCTACGGCGGCAAGAGCCACCTGGTGAACGACCCGACGCAGATCTACGCCGAGTCCGAGCGCCTGGCCCGCGAGAGCGGCGGCCACTTCATGGACCAGTTCACCTACGCCGAGCGCGCCACCGACTGGCGGGCCAACAACAACATCGCCGAGTCGATCTTCCAGCAGATGCGCCACGAGCATTTCCCCGAGCCGGCCTGGCTGGTCTCCAGCCCCGGCACCGGTGGCACCCTGGCGACCCTGGGCCGCTACGTGCGCTATCGCCAGCACTGCACCCGGGTGTTCTGCGCCGACGCCGAGCGCTCGGTGTTCTTCGACAGCTACCGCAGTGGCGACCGCAGCCTGACCCTGGAGCTGGGGTCGCGCATCGAGGGCATCGGCCGTCCCCGGGTGGAGGCCTCCTTCCTGCCCCAGGTGATCGATGCCATGGCCAAGGTGCCCGATGCCCTGTCCCTGGCCGCCATGCACTACCTGGCCCAGCGCCTGGGCCGCCGCGTGGGCGGCTCCAGTGGCACCAACCTGGTGGGTGCATTGCTGGTGGGGCTGCGTATGGTCGCGGCGGGGGAGAAGGGCTCGGTGGTGGCGATCCTCTGCGATGGCGGCGAGCGCTACGCCACCACCTATTACGACGACGCCTGGCTGCAGTCCCAGGGCTACACCCTGGAGCCCCTGGTGGCGGCCATCGCCGCCTGCGCGGAGCAAGGTGCGGCCTTGCCCGATTCGATCCAGGTGGCGGGCCTGTGA
- a CDS encoding GNAT family N-acetyltransferase, translated as MDDGVQLRTARAGDIEAMAAFIFEHGPNPWNFLPEDEVHEHLAGIADGRVQALLAEERGLLAGFITFYFSTGFAEHQEAGRGDSSRAYVCEAVVHRELAGRGLGSRMLRAVVERLAEQGVGDVYIERHEENAGSAGMMRKAGFREVRTFDDPQRRATGSRRTTLCHLRLD; from the coding sequence CTGGATGACGGCGTGCAGCTGCGCACCGCGCGGGCTGGGGATATCGAGGCGATGGCCGCCTTCATCTTCGAGCACGGCCCCAACCCCTGGAATTTCCTCCCGGAAGACGAAGTGCACGAGCACTTGGCCGGTATCGCCGATGGCCGCGTGCAGGCATTGCTGGCCGAGGAGCGAGGCTTGCTGGCCGGCTTCATCACCTTCTACTTCAGCACCGGCTTCGCCGAGCACCAGGAGGCCGGCCGTGGCGATTCGTCCCGCGCCTATGTCTGCGAGGCGGTGGTGCACCGCGAGTTGGCCGGGCGCGGCCTGGGCTCGCGCATGCTGCGGGCAGTGGTCGAGCGCCTGGCGGAGCAGGGCGTGGGGGATGTCTATATCGAGCGTCACGAAGAGAACGCGGGCTCGGCAGGGATGATGCGTAAGGCGGGCTTCCGCGAGGTGCGCACCTTCGATGACCCGCAGCGCCGTGCCACCGGTTCGCGGCGCACGACGCTCTGTCACCTGCGGCTGGACTGA
- a CDS encoding Na+/H+ antiporter subunit G — MNAEPLALWVEILISLFLLLGAAFVLIGAIGLFRLPDFFMRLHGPTKATTLGVGSLVVASLIYFSATREGLSVHELLISLFLFISAPVSAYMLAKAAVLQQLPLTRKTRGKPWEQ; from the coding sequence ATGAACGCCGAGCCCCTGGCCCTGTGGGTCGAGATCCTCATCTCGCTATTCCTCCTGCTCGGCGCCGCCTTCGTGCTGATCGGCGCCATCGGCCTGTTCCGCCTCCCGGACTTCTTCATGCGCCTGCACGGGCCGACCAAGGCCACCACCCTGGGTGTCGGCAGCCTGGTGGTGGCCTCGCTGATCTACTTCTCGGCTACCCGCGAGGGGCTCAGCGTGCATGAGCTGCTGATCAGCCTGTTCCTCTTCATCAGCGCCCCGGTCAGCGCCTACATGCTGGCCAAGGCGGCGGTGCTGCAGCAGCTGCCGCTGACCCGCAAGACCCGCGGCAAACCCTGGGAGCAGTAA
- a CDS encoding Na+/H+ antiporter subunit C: MEALFAVTLGLLTASGIYLLLRARTFPVVLGLTLLSYAVNLFLFAMGRLAGDAAVIGSGGQYADPLPQALVLTAIVIGFAVTAFVVTLALRGVGELGNDHVDGRADGEGR; this comes from the coding sequence ATGGAGGCCCTGTTCGCCGTCACCCTTGGCCTGCTCACCGCCAGCGGCATCTACCTGCTGCTGCGGGCGCGCACCTTCCCCGTGGTACTGGGGCTGACCCTGCTGTCCTATGCCGTCAACCTGTTCCTCTTCGCCATGGGCCGCCTGGCCGGCGACGCGGCGGTGATCGGCAGCGGCGGCCAGTACGCCGACCCGCTGCCCCAGGCGCTGGTGCTCACCGCCATCGTCATCGGCTTCGCCGTGACCGCCTTCGTGGTGACCCTGGCGCTGCGCGGCGTGGGCGAGCTGGGCAATGACCACGTGGATGGCCGCGCGGACGGGGAGGGGCGATGA
- a CDS encoding DMT family transporter translates to MAQQGRWVAVACLVLAMALWGSSFIALKLAFREVAPMWVIFARMALGSLIFLLAWRWRGDCDPRPGDWKYFLGLAACEPCLYFIFEALALQHTSAAQAGMITALLPLLVAVGAYVFLRERITRTTLAGFLLAVAGAVWLSLASEADPHASAPLLGNFYEFLAMVCATGYTLLLKHLSARYSVFLLTAMQAFIGALFFLPVAALSAPLPEAPSALAIGAMVYLGVVVTVGAYGLYNFGVGRLPASQASGFINLIPVFTLIFAMLLLDERLSPMQLGAAALVFAGVALSQWRNAPPAPAGILD, encoded by the coding sequence ATGGCGCAGCAAGGTCGTTGGGTGGCGGTCGCCTGCCTGGTGCTGGCCATGGCCCTGTGGGGCAGTTCCTTCATCGCCCTCAAGCTGGCCTTCCGCGAGGTCGCGCCCATGTGGGTGATCTTCGCGCGCATGGCCCTGGGCAGCCTGATCTTCCTGCTCGCCTGGCGCTGGCGCGGTGACTGCGATCCGCGGCCTGGCGACTGGAAATACTTCCTTGGCCTGGCCGCCTGCGAACCCTGCCTGTACTTCATCTTCGAAGCCCTGGCCCTGCAGCACACCAGCGCCGCCCAGGCGGGCATGATCACCGCGCTGCTGCCCCTGCTGGTGGCCGTCGGCGCCTACGTCTTCCTCCGTGAACGCATCACCCGCACCACCCTGGCGGGCTTTCTCCTGGCGGTGGCCGGTGCGGTGTGGCTGAGCCTGGCCAGCGAGGCGGACCCCCACGCCTCGGCGCCCCTGCTGGGCAACTTCTACGAATTCCTCGCCATGGTCTGCGCCACCGGCTACACCCTGCTGCTCAAGCACCTGTCGGCGCGCTATTCGGTGTTCCTGCTGACGGCGATGCAGGCCTTCATCGGCGCGCTGTTCTTCCTGCCGGTGGCGGCGCTCTCGGCGCCGCTGCCCGAAGCGCCCAGCGCGCTGGCCATCGGCGCCATGGTCTACCTGGGCGTGGTCGTCACCGTCGGCGCCTATGGCCTGTACAACTTCGGGGTGGGCCGCCTGCCGGCCAGCCAGGCGTCGGGGTTCATCAACCTGATTCCGGTGTTCACCCTGATCTTCGCCATGCTCCTGCTGGATGAGCGCCTCAGCCCCATGCAGCTGGGCGCTGCCGCCCTGGTGTTCGCCGGGGTGGCCCTGAGCCAATGGCGCAATGCTCCGCCGGCCCCCGCCGGCATCCTGGATTGA
- a CDS encoding monovalent cation/H+ antiporter subunit D yields the protein MSHLSILPILIPMFAGALLLMLPSLERLKRSISVLATLALVPLALVLMARADDGQLQVYALGGWQPPFGIVLLLDRFAALMLLATAVLGSAVVLYAIRGDDRRGLRFHALLQFQLLGINGAFLTGDLFNLFVFFEVMLIASYALLFHGGGAERVRAGLHYVVLNLVGSAFFLIAVGVLYGITGTLNMSDLANKVALADADSAPLLAAAGLLLLVVFALKAALLPLHFWLPRAYSAASAPVAALFAIMTKVGVYSIVRVYLLVFGAGAGQLADLALDWLWPLALATMALAAIGALAADRLQGLVAYMVLLSAGTLLAAVALGTPESLAAALFYLLHSTWVAGGMFLLADLIARQRGDKAGLLVQGPALMNPHLLGGAFFFAAIAVAGLPPLSGFIGKVLLLKAVAPGMQAALLWSALLGGSLLGLIALSRAGSTLFWRVGNDRLGSAELDRGRLLATLALLATAVALVVFAAPLLEYVQATAAQLHDVGLYRQVSLQGVAP from the coding sequence ATGAGTCACCTGTCCATCCTGCCGATCCTGATTCCGATGTTCGCCGGGGCATTGCTGCTGATGTTGCCCTCCCTGGAGCGGCTCAAGCGCAGCATCTCGGTGCTCGCCACCCTGGCCCTGGTGCCCCTGGCGCTGGTGCTGATGGCCCGCGCCGACGACGGCCAACTGCAGGTCTATGCCCTGGGGGGCTGGCAGCCGCCGTTCGGCATCGTCCTGCTGCTGGACCGCTTCGCCGCGCTGATGCTGCTGGCCACCGCCGTGCTCGGCAGCGCCGTGGTGCTCTATGCCATTCGTGGCGACGACCGCCGTGGCCTGCGCTTCCATGCGTTACTGCAGTTCCAGCTGCTGGGCATCAACGGCGCCTTCCTGACGGGTGACCTGTTCAACCTTTTCGTGTTCTTCGAGGTCATGCTGATCGCCTCCTACGCGCTGCTGTTCCACGGCGGCGGTGCGGAGCGGGTGCGTGCCGGGCTGCACTACGTGGTGCTCAACCTGGTGGGCTCGGCGTTCTTCCTGATCGCCGTCGGCGTGCTCTATGGCATCACCGGCACCCTGAACATGAGCGACCTGGCCAACAAGGTGGCCCTGGCCGATGCCGACAGCGCGCCGCTGCTGGCCGCCGCCGGGCTGCTCCTGCTGGTGGTGTTCGCCCTCAAGGCGGCACTGCTGCCGCTGCACTTCTGGCTGCCACGCGCCTATTCGGCTGCCAGTGCGCCGGTGGCGGCGCTGTTCGCGATCATGACCAAGGTCGGCGTCTACTCCATCGTCCGCGTCTACCTGCTGGTGTTCGGCGCCGGTGCCGGGCAGCTGGCCGATCTCGCCCTCGACTGGCTCTGGCCCCTGGCCCTGGCCACCATGGCGCTGGCCGCCATCGGTGCCCTGGCCGCCGACCGCCTGCAGGGGCTGGTGGCCTACATGGTGCTGCTCTCCGCCGGCACCCTGCTGGCCGCCGTGGCCCTGGGGACCCCCGAGTCCCTTGCCGCCGCGCTGTTCTACCTGCTGCACAGCACCTGGGTGGCCGGCGGGATGTTCCTGCTCGCCGACCTGATCGCCCGCCAGCGCGGCGACAAGGCCGGCCTGCTGGTGCAGGGCCCAGCGCTGATGAACCCGCACCTGCTGGGCGGCGCCTTCTTCTTCGCTGCCATCGCCGTGGCTGGCCTGCCGCCCCTGTCCGGTTTCATCGGCAAGGTGCTGCTGCTCAAGGCGGTGGCGCCGGGCATGCAGGCGGCGCTGCTGTGGTCGGCGCTGCTGGGCGGCAGCCTGCTCGGCCTCATCGCCCTCAGCCGTGCCGGCAGCACGCTGTTCTGGCGGGTCGGCAACGACAGGCTCGGCAGCGCCGAACTGGACCGTGGCCGCCTGCTGGCGACCTTGGCCCTGCTGGCCACCGCCGTGGCGCTGGTGGTCTTCGCCGCGCCGCTGCTGGAGTACGTCCAGGCCACCGCCGCGCAGCTGCATGACGTCGGCCTCTATCGCCAGGTGAGCCTGCAAGGAGTGGCGCCATGA
- a CDS encoding K+/H+ antiporter subunit F, with the protein MLAYVIPLCLVLLVIALLLTLARLVRGPCLPDRVLALDTLYVNAIALLMLLGIWQGTNLYFEVALLIAVLGFVGTVAVAKYMLRGDIIE; encoded by the coding sequence ATGCTCGCCTACGTGATCCCGCTGTGCCTCGTGCTGCTGGTCATCGCCCTGCTGCTGACCCTGGCACGCCTGGTGCGCGGCCCCTGCCTGCCCGACCGGGTGCTGGCCCTGGACACCCTCTACGTCAACGCCATCGCCCTGCTCATGCTGCTGGGCATCTGGCAGGGCACCAACCTCTACTTCGAAGTGGCGCTGCTGATCGCCGTGCTCGGCTTCGTCGGCACCGTGGCGGTGGCCAAGTACATGTTGCGAGGAGACATCATCGAATGA